TGGGACAGGCGATCCATACGGCGCAGATGCGTCTCAACAAGCAGAGGCAGGAACGACCTCCGGGGTCGGCGGGATTGCCCACCACTCTTTCCATCAGCGAGACCGATCTCGAAGTCAAGATTCTGTTTGAGGAAAAACAGGGAAGCGCCCTGGTGAGGCCGGTCGGCCGGGCTTCCGCCGATACGCCGTCCGCCGCCTTTTCCACGCTCCGCGCGAAGATCGTGGCGGTGGCCGATGAGGACGTCCGTCCGCCGCAACGGACTCCCTCCGACGTGCGCGAGGAGATCATCAAGCGTCCGGATATCGCGCGTCTTGCCAAGATCTTCGGCGATCTCCAGGTCACGACCACGTTCGTGCCGGAGGCGGCCCGCTGGCTGGTGGACGTGGTGGAGCCGTCCGGCTCCGTGCTGCGGCGCATTCAGGTGGAAGACGGGAAGTCCCAATGAGCCCCTCCAAAGCCTCCAAGACCTCCAAGAACGGCCCTGCGTCCGCCGGCTCTCCGTCCGGGCCGACGACCGATGACCGACTCCAAGCGTTGATCGCCGAAAATCGGAAGCTCGGAGAAGAGTTGCAGGAAGCCCAAAAACTGGCTGCGGCGCTCGAAAAAACCAACGCCCAGTCGATCGCCGCTCGCGACAAGGCGTTGAAAGAGGCGGAAGTCGTGAAAAAAACCGCCGCGGAACTGAAAGCCCAGGTTGAAGAGCTGGCGGCCTCCAACCGCAAAATGACCGCCGAGATCGCGCGTCTCGCGCGTCAGGTGGAGCGCACGCCGCTGAATCCGGTGTCGCCCGAGGAGGCGGCGGCTCTGTTCGATAAGTTCATCGGCGGCATGAAGCTGTCTCGCACGCTCGAACTGCGCGATGTCAATCTTACCTTGAAGGTCGCCACGGGCAAGTTGGGCAACCAGACCGTCCTTTTGCTGCCGGAGCCGGGCGCGGTCGATCCGGCGTCGCTCCACGAACTGAAGTTCAACCTGCGCGGCACGAACGTTGCCGAGGCATCGGACGCCGATCGTCCGGTCAAACGCGGATGAGCAAAGAATCCCCCTCGGCGCGGCTCAAACGGTTGAGTCAGGAGGGAAAGCTCGCCTATGAAGCCGGGCGCTACGGTGAAGCCGAGAAGTGCTGGCGCGCGGCCCTGCGATTGGCGAAACATGGCGCGCCGGGCACGGCCGTGGCCCTGCGCAACAACTTGGCAGGACTGTTTCACGCTCAGAAAAAGTACGCTCTTGCGGCGAAGTACTTCGCCGACGCCCTTGCCGTCTGCTCTCACGAGGATCCGGCCGCCGCTCCTTTGCGCGCCACGATTTTAAACAATCTCGGCGAGCTGTATCGCACCCAGGGAAAGACCGAACGGGCTGCCGCATCGTTCGAGCAGGCCATTGCAATTCTGGAACGGTCGGCGGGCGGTCCGACGGTTCAACTCGCCCCGATGCTGAACAATCTGGCCGAGCTTCATCGGGCTACGGGAAAGCGTGAGCAGGCCGAGCCGCTCTATCGACGGGCGTTGGATTTGCTGGAAAAGACGCTCGGGCCCACACATGCCCAGGTCGCCGTGGTTCATAACAATCTCGGCGGGCTGCTGCTCGACGCCGATCGATTGGAAGAAGCCCAAACGGCCTTCGAGCGCGCGTTCGCGGTCCTGAGTCAAACATTGGGAGAACGGCACCCGCAAACGGCGCAGGTCATGCTCAACTGCGCCACGGCGTTGCGCCGTCGAGCCCATTCCCTCGAATCCCAAGCTCGTGCCCTGTTGACCCAAGTAACCGCCGACCATGCCTCGAAGGGGTAGAGGGCGAATCATGGGCACCGCGGCGGACTCTTATCTCCTTTGAACCGGCATGAAAAACTGGGCGTGTGACAGGGGCACGATCCGGCTCCATCGGCTTTACCGACAAAAAAATCGCGTGGTATAGTCTGCCGCCGCTCGCGCGGCGAGACGAGAATGGATCAACCGCCCGCCCCACGGAGGTCGAGAGGAGTCTCAATGCCGGAAGTTCCTGCCAAATTGTACGTCGAGAAATTGCTGAAGGAGAGCCGCAGTGACGCAAGGCGGTTGGCCTTGGTGTCGGCGGCTGTCAAGGATTCGGCGCTGCGAGCGATGGCCGATGAGCTGGAAGCCGATGAACAGGCGATTCTCGCCGCCAATGAGCGGGACGTCGACGCCCTTGGTGCGTCGTACGAGGGCGACGTCGGCAAGGACCGAATGAAGGACCGAATGAAGGAATTGGTGGCGCGCGTGCGTCTGACGGCCGAATCCATCAAGGAGATGGCCGATCGGCTTCGCGTCGTCGCCGACTTGCCCGATCCCGTCGGCGCCGTCACCGGCAGATGGGAAAGGCCGGATGGACTGCAGGTCGAGCGGGTTCGCGTTCCGATCGGGGTGATCGGCGTCATCTCGGAGATGACTCCGCTGGTAACGGTCGAATCGATCGCGCTGTGCCTCAAGTCCGGCAACCTCTGTGTTTTTCGGGGCGCCCCCGAGTGGAAGGAAACGCATCGGGCCCTGGAAA
This sequence is a window from Candidatus Nitrospira inopinata. Protein-coding genes within it:
- a CDS encoding tetratricopeptide repeat protein — translated: MSKESPSARLKRLSQEGKLAYEAGRYGEAEKCWRAALRLAKHGAPGTAVALRNNLAGLFHAQKKYALAAKYFADALAVCSHEDPAAAPLRATILNNLGELYRTQGKTERAAASFEQAIAILERSAGGPTVQLAPMLNNLAELHRATGKREQAEPLYRRALDLLEKTLGPTHAQVAVVHNNLGGLLLDADRLEEAQTAFERAFAVLSQTLGERHPQTAQVMLNCATALRRRAHSLESQARALLTQVTADHASKG